Proteins from one Bacteroidota bacterium genomic window:
- a CDS encoding NAD(P)-dependent oxidoreductase, with protein MANTNTSNVLLLETVATAADALLRSQSNVIFAAAPDAGEAHIEGRPIHAIVTRGKGKVNAALIDACKGLQLIARCGVGLDNIDVAYASSKGIKVVNAPGSNSATVAEHALSLMLMLQRHMTKATAAVKAGNWQYRTVYAGDDLRGKKLGIAGFGNIGQRVARLADAFGMDIQFWDVAEIDTPYTQVPFDTLIATSQVITIHLPLLDSTRDLFSRDVLRRAKQQPVLINTARGGLVKDADLLLALEEGWISGFGGDVLEIGTPPPEYPLLKLDNVLVTPHSASLTKTTYAEMCMITVQNALRLLAGEAIEERYLFNRNSL; from the coding sequence ATGGCCAACACAAACACCTCCAACGTACTGCTTCTCGAAACCGTAGCAACTGCAGCTGATGCGTTGCTACGGTCGCAGAGCAATGTGATCTTTGCAGCAGCGCCAGATGCCGGCGAAGCGCACATTGAGGGCCGGCCCATACACGCGATTGTCACACGCGGCAAAGGAAAAGTCAACGCCGCACTGATTGATGCGTGCAAAGGCCTTCAGCTGATTGCCCGTTGCGGCGTAGGGCTGGACAATATTGATGTGGCCTACGCCTCTTCAAAAGGTATTAAAGTTGTGAATGCACCGGGCAGCAACTCGGCAACGGTGGCTGAGCATGCGCTTTCACTGATGCTGATGTTACAGCGGCACATGACGAAAGCTACAGCAGCGGTCAAAGCCGGCAACTGGCAATACAGAACCGTGTACGCAGGCGACGATTTGCGGGGCAAAAAACTGGGGATTGCGGGATTTGGCAACATAGGCCAGCGGGTTGCGCGACTGGCTGATGCCTTCGGTATGGACATCCAGTTCTGGGATGTGGCAGAAATTGATACGCCATATACCCAGGTCCCGTTTGATACCCTGATCGCAACGTCTCAGGTGATCACGATTCACCTTCCCCTCCTGGACAGTACGCGGGATCTCTTTTCAAGAGACGTGTTGCGCCGGGCAAAACAGCAGCCTGTATTGATCAATACAGCGCGCGGAGGCCTGGTAAAAGACGCTGATCTGCTCCTTGCACTGGAAGAGGGATGGATTTCCGGGTTTGGCGGTGATGTGCTCGAAATTGGTACTCCCCCACCTGAATACCCATTGCTCAAACTGGACAATGTACTGGTCACCCCGCACAGCGCCAGCCTGACAAAAACAACCTATGCGGAGATGTGCATGATTACGGTGCAGAATGCACTTCGCTTGCTTGCCGGCGAAGCCATTGAAGAACGCTATCTTTTCAACCGTAACTCACTTTAA